A single region of the Brassica rapa cultivar Chiifu-401-42 chromosome A03, CAAS_Brap_v3.01, whole genome shotgun sequence genome encodes:
- the LOC103856529 gene encoding DDT domain-containing protein PTM isoform X1, translated as MEGKVGRPRGRPRKRTRPEDTNGVSSNRGKRIALEIKPSVPRSLLCRYVLKDFDESRVSLGKVVSYSAGLYRVEYEDGCVEDLKSCHLRRLIIEDSYFDDELRCRRDKLDEDILKGDERRLEVKNQVNGAEVSTCSTSSGSVAEEGGGEDRRDPDLETMSPLVPIPAVDLPCSSGTIGVPEEAVVHLLSVYGFLRSFSVQLYIYPFGLDEFVGALNFLGPSSLLDAVHVALMKALKGRLERLASEESVVASNCLRCIDWSLLDALTWPVYLVQYFSAMGHARGPQWSVFYEFAVKREYYSLPVVMKLKILQILCDDVFDVAAVRAEIDTREESEVGYDPDGVTADLPENGPRRVHPRFAKTSACKEKELNGFVPVNHGISSMAESKSLSSRCTDGAPNGVSSDVDGNSDECRLCGMDGTLLCCDGCPLAYHSRCIGVLKMYIPDGPWYCPECTINKMGPTIAHKTSLRGAVCFGVDPHGRFFLGTCNHLLVLQIYADPDIKYYSVTDIPKVVTVLLSATNHRLEYLYICKEISQYWDLPGGVVAHLRAVETDLVSHIEKEGDEEVSDLSKPENASSSSRNNIQCASASGYVSLGRSSGTHGKNLLAGSTHKGLTFKPHAYINHYTNGELAASAATTLAVLMSEETHEPDQHKFSNAKKAASSNILLQVKAFSLVASTFFWPSPEKKEITRERCGWCHSCKLTSASRRGCMLNAAVTGATKSAVKIFSGLFPLKNGDGVLSSIAAYILYLEESLRGLIVGPFLCENLRKQWRKNIEATTCKTMKVLLLELEENICSIALSSDWLKLMDDWLIEHSIFQSVRVTVGTTQKRGPGKKRQKNQAEVTAEVSNDDSFTWWRGGKVSKVILLKAVLLKPTIKKAAWQGGVKKFPEFNYGDGSHIPKRSRRSIWRAAVENCKNISQLALQVRYLDMNIRWSELVRPEQTVQDVKGPETEASVFRNASISDKKIIDKKVRYGVAFGNQKHLPSRVMKNVIEVEKTEDGNEKFWFAEARVPLYLIKEYEESLRRVHVPFIKKQSERLSKLQRKQLKASQANIFSYLASRRDNTEKCSCASCHLDVLLRDATTCSSCQGFCHKECTTMSTQHTAGNVETLVTCKRCYLARARSLISINHRHPTTPTVLINGQNQNAVTPVTKTQIKPLVKQLPSSNTGDKASGVKQVTPDSNMAPMSQHKTLSWGVIWRKKHSDDTGASFRRQNVVLAAQSDQPNPGPVCWLCKLPYNHGQTYIHCTSCDKWYHIEAINLEESKIHEVAGFKCCRCRRIRAPDCPYMDPKLKEERQKRNAFFQRQRHKKGNTRTDSDSEIMSEPRDSVPSTPSFPLEDAFVPKDLDVEWNGDGSVPGPQKLPVKRQVKHEDTEGNNNLSYIDFSTHLESVPFVRPEMEPTLPVMECNASDSNNNNNELMFDYQDIEFEPQTYFSLTELLTADDSGQCNGYGYDKYASGNADNPNPQVETMGQWRAFLNDDTKPCQICMHVEPGADLTCQTCNITIHSHCSPWEEESTCTRGNWRCGPCREWM; from the exons ATGGAAGGGAAGGTGGGTAGACCTAGAGGTAGACCAAGGAAACGCACAAGGCCAGAGGATACGAATGGTGTCTCCTCTAACAGAGGAAAGAGGATTGCTCTGGAGATTAAACCTTCAGTGCCAAGATCCTTACTTTGTCGTTATGTGTTGAAAGATTTTGATGAGAGCAGAGTTTCTCTCGGGAAGGTAGTTTCGTATAGTGCTGGCTTGTATAGAGTTGAGTACGAGGATGGTTGTGTTGAGGATTTGAAAAGTTGTCATCTTCGTCGGTTGATTATTGAGGATAGTTACTTTGATGATGAGTTACGTTGTAGAAGAGATAAACTAGATGAGGATATACTGAAGGGGGATGAAAGGAGATTGGAGGTGAAAAATCAAGTAAATGGAGCTGAGGTGTCTACATGTAGTACTAGCTCAGGCTCTGTGGCGGAAGAGGGAGGTGGTGAAGATAGGAGAGATCCAGATTTGGAAACTATGTCTCCTCTTGTTCCGATTCCGGCGGTGGATTTGCCTTGTTCTTCAGGAACGATTGGTGTCCCTGAGGAGGCTGTGGTGCATCTGTTATCTGTATATGGGTTCTTGAGATCATTCAGTGTTCAGTTATATATCTACCCGTTTGGGTTGGATGAGTTTGTGGGAGCGTTGAATTTCTTGGGGCCGAGTTCTTTGCTGGATGCCGTTCATGTTGCTTTGATGAAGGCACTCAAGGGTCGTCTTGAGAGATTGGCCTCAGAGGAGTCTGTAGTGGCTTCAAACTGCTTGAG GTGCATTGACTGGAGCTTGCTCGATGCGCTAACTTGGCCTGTTTATTTGGTTCAGTACTTTTCCGCCATGGGACATGCACGTGGGCCTCAGTGGAGTGTTTTCTATGAATTTGCTGTGAAGAGAGAGTATTATTCCTTACCTGTAGTGATGAAGCTGAAGATCCTGCAAATTTTGTGTGACGATGTTTTCGATGTAGCAGCTGTAAGAGCTGAAATCGATACTAGAGAAGAATCTGAAGTTGGATATGATCCTGATGGAGTTACTGCTGATCTTCCTGAAAATGGACCTAGACGTGTCCACCCTAGATTTGCTAAAACCTCAGCTTGCAAGGAGAAAGAGCTTAATGGATTTGTTCCAGTGAACCATGGGATAAGCTCAATGGCCGAGTCAAAAAGTTTGAGTTCAAGATGTACTGATGGTGCTCCTAATGGAGTTAGCTCAGATGTGGATGGAAACAGTGACGAATGTAGGCTCTGCGGCATGGATGGAACGTTGCTGTGCTGTGATGGATGCCCTTTAGCATATCACTCAAGATGCATTGGCGTGCTCAAAATGTATATACCTGACGGACCGTGGTATTGTCCAGAATGCACTATCAACAAAATGGGGCCAACGATTGCTCATAAAACGTCACTAAGAGGAGCAGTGTGTTTTGGAGTGGATCCACATGGGCGGTTCTTCTTGGGTACATGCAACCACTTACTTGT GCTTCAAATTTATGCGGATCCAGATATTAAATACTACAGTGTCACTGACATTCCAAAAGTTGTAACGGTCCTCTTGTCTGCAACGAACCATAGACTGGAATATCTGTATATATGCAAAGAGATCTCACAATACTGGGATCTGCCCGGAGGTGTGGTCGCTCATTTAAGAGCAGTGGAGACTGATTTAGTATCTCACATTGAAAAAGAAGGGGATGAAGAGGTGTCAGACCTGAGTAAGCCCGAGAATGCAAGTAGTTCCAGTAGGAATAATATTCAATGCGCATCTGCTTCAGGCTATGTTAGTTTGGGTAGATCAAGTGGAACACATGGGAAGAATCTGCTTGCTGGCAGTACACACAAGGGTTTAACATTTAAACCTCATGCGTACATTAATCACTACACAAATGGAGAATTAGCTGCATCGGCTGCAACTACTTTGGCTGTCCTAATGTCAGAAGAAACCCATGAACCTGATCAACACAAGTTTAGCAACGCCAAGAAAGCTGCCTCAAGTAACATTTTGCTGCAGGTGAAAGCATTTTCGTTAGTAGCCTCGACTTTCTTCTGGCCGAGTCCTGAAAAGAAGGAAATCACCAGGGAAAGGTGTGGTTGGTGTCATTCTTGCAAACTCACATCAGCAAGTAGGAGAGGATGCATGTTAAATGCAGCTGTAACAGGTGCCACCAAAAGTGCTGTGAAAATCTTCAGTGGCCTTTTTCCTCTGAAGAACGGGGACGGGGTGCTTTCTAGTATTGCAGCATATATACTATACCTCGAGGAAAGCTTACGTGGACTCATTGTGGGGCCATTTCTCTGTGAGAATCTTAGGAAACAGTGGCGTAAGAATATAGAGGCCACAACATGCAAAACGATGAAAGTCCTCCTACTTGAA CTTGAGGAAAATATTTGCAGTATTGCTCTGTCAAGCGATTGGCTTAAGCTAATGGATGATTGGTTGATAGAACATTCTATTTTTCAAAGCGTTAGAGTTACTGTTGGGACCACACAGAAACGTGGACCTGGAAAGAAGAGGCAGAAGAACCAGGCTGAAGTTACAGCCGAAGTATCTAATGATGATAGCTTCACTTGGTGGCGAGGAGGGAAGGTATCAAAAGTTATACTCCTGAAGGCAGTCTTGTTGAAGCCAACGATAAAGAAAGCAGCTTGGCAAG GTGGTGTGAAAAAGTTTCCTGAATTTAATTACGGTGATGGTTCTCACATTCCTAAAAGAAGCAGGCGGTCTATTTGGAGAGCTGCAGTTGAAAATTGCAAAAACATTTCTCAGCTTGCTCTTCAG GTTAGGTACCTTGACATGAACATAAGATGGAGTGAACTTGTACGCCCAGAGCAAACCGTGCAAGATGTTAAAGGTCCAGAGACAGAGGCCAGTGTTTTTAGGAACGCTAGTATAAGTGACAAAAAGATTATAGATAAAAAGGTTAGATATGGAGTTGCCTTTGGAAATCAGAAGCACCTTCCGTCTCGTGTCATGAAGAACGTCATCGAAGTCGAGAAAACTGAAGATGGGAACGAAAAGTTTTGGTTTGCTGAAGCACGCGTTCCCTTATATCTGATCAAAGAATATGAAGAAAGTTTACGTAGGGTCCATGTACCTTTTATCAAGAAGCAATCAGAAAGATTGTCAAAGCTACAGAGAAAGCAACTGAAAGCTTCTCAAGCAAACATATTTTCTTATCTAGCCTCTAGGAGGGACAACACGGAGAAGTGCTCTTGTGCGTCATGCCATCTTGATGTTTTGTTGAG GGATGCAACAACATGCAGTTCTTGCCAAG GTTTCTGTCACAAGGAATGTACTACTATGAGTACACAACACACAGCTGGAAATGTTGAAACTCTGGTAACCTGCAAACGGTGCTACCTTGCAAGAGCTCGTTCACTAATCAGTATCAATCACAGACATCCAACAACACCCACTGTCCTGATCAATGGACAAAATCAAAACGCAGTCACTCCAGTCACTAAGACACAGATTAAGCCTCTTGTTAAGCAGTTACCATCTTCCAACACAGGCGACAAGGCTTCAGGAGTTAAACAAGTCACTCCTGATTCTAATATGGCACCCATGAGTCAacacaagacattgtcttgggGTGTCATATGGAGGAAGAAGCACTCGGACGACACAGGTGCTAGCTTCAGACGACAAAATGTTGTGTTGGCTGCACAATCTGATCAGCCGAATCCAGGACCAGTTTGTTGGCTATGCAAACTACCGTATAATCACGGTCAAACGTATATCCACTGTACAAGTTGTGACA AGTGGTACCACATTGAAGCGATTAATCTCGAGGAGTCAAAAATTCATGAAGTTGCTGGGTTCAAGTGTTGCAGATGCCGTCGTATACGAGCACCAGATTGTCCTTACATGGATCCCAAACTCAAGGAAGAGAGACAGaagagaaatgcattcttccaGCGCCAGAGGCATAAGAAAGGAAATACCAGAACGGATTCTGATTCTGAAATAATGTCTGAACCAAGAGACTCTGTACCCTCTACTCCCTCCTTTCCCCTCGAAGACGCCTTTGTTCCTAAGGATCTGGATGTTGAATGGAACGGCGATGGTTCTGTGCCGGGACCCCAGAAGCTACCAGTTAAGAGACAAGTGAAACATGAAGACACAGAAGGGAACAATAATCTTTCTTATATAGACTTTTCAACGCATCTCGAATCAGTGCCTTTTGTGAGACCAGAAATGGAGCCAACATTGCCTGTCATGGAATGTAATGCATCtgacagcaacaacaacaacaacgagcTAATGTTTGACTACCAAGACATTGAATTCGAACCCCAAACCTATTTCTCCCTGACCGAGTTGCTTACAGCAGATGATAGTGGCCAGTGCAATGGATATGGCTATGACAAGTATGCTTCAGGAAACGCTGATAACCCAAACCCTCAGGTTGAGACGATGGGACAGTGGAGAGCATTTCTCAATGACGATACAAAACCATGTCAGATATGTATGCATGTGGAGCCAGGGGCTGATCTCACATGCCAGACTTGTAATATCACAATACATTCCCACTGCTCTCCATGGGAGGAGGAATCTACTTGCACCAGAGGTAACTGGAGATGCGGTCCCTGCCGTGAGTGGATGTAG
- the LOC103856532 gene encoding protein RETICULATA-RELATED 1, chloroplastic encodes MSLSLKISHLSNTLEPRDQCRAGRTFEFSSICFRGGHWSTEMFSPKLRTRCAGSDAGISGGRSVPEWTYTGSKDETFSDLEIDDDGNGDSGGNNGGGGDDDGEEEEEEEKEFGPLVKLDEVMKETERRGIALPEDMSEAAKSVGIRKLFLLRYLDLQGSVWPLGFLMRTCTMLRNRMLADPSFLFKVGTEIAIDSCCATFAEVQKRGEDFWSEFELYAADLLVGLVVDVALVGLLAPYARIGKTSVVSSTGLFKGLKRSCAALPSSVFEAERPGCKFSVNQRIATFFYKGVLYGSVGFGCGLIGQGIANMIMTAKRSIKKSEEDVPVPPLFESAALWGVFLGLSSNARYQIINGLERVVEGSTAAKRIPVVAMAFTVGVRFANNVYGGMQFVDWAKLSGVQ; translated from the exons ATGTCTCTATCCTTAAAAATCTCCCACCTTTCAAACACCCTAGAGCCTCGAGATCAATGCAGAGCCGGTCGAACGTTTGAATTCAGCTCGATTTGTTTCCGTGGAGGCCATTGGAGCACGGAGATGTTTTCTCCGAAACTGAGAACTCGGTGCGCGGGATCGGATGCGGGAATCTCCGGCGGCAGATCGGTGCCGGAGTGGACGTATACAGGATCCAAAGACGAGACCTTTAGCGATTTGGAGATCGACGACGATGGAAATGGAGATAGTGGTGGTAACAATGGAGGCGGAGGAGATGATGatggagaggaggaggaggaggaggagaaggagttTGGTCCGTTAGTGAAGTTGGACGAAGTTATGAAAGAGACGGAGAGGAGAGGAATTGCATTACCGGAGGATATGTCGGAGGCGGCGAAGTCTGTTGGGATTCGGAAACTCTTCCTTCTTCGTTATCTCGATCTTCAG GGATCTGTATGGCCGCTTGGGTTTCTGATGAGGACATGCACCATGCTTCGTAACAGAATGCTTGCGGATCCTTCGTTTCTCTTCAAAGTTGGAACCGAG ATAGCGATAGACTCTTGCTGTGCGACGTTTGCGGAAGTGCAGAAGAGAGGGGAAGATTTCTGGTCTGAGTTTGAGTTGTATGCTGCTGATCTTTTGGTTGGTCTTGTGGTTGATGTTGCTTTGGTTGGGCTTTTGGCTCCTTATGCGCGTATCGGGAAGACATCTGTGGTATCATCTACAGGTTTGTTTAAGGGTCTTAAACGTTCTTGTGCAGCTCTTCCTAGCAG TGTTTTTGAAGCTGAAAGACCGGGTTGTAAATTCTCGGTTAACCAGCGGATTGCAACTTTCTTCTACAAG GGCGTCTTGTATGGTTCGGTTGGATTTGGCTGCGGTCTCATTGGTCAGGGAATTGCAAATATGATCATGACAGCAAAACGGAGTATAAAGAAATCAGAAGAAGACGTCCCTGTTCCACCTCTATTCGAAAGTGCTGCTCTCTGGG GTGTGTTCCTTGGCTTATCTTCCAACGCACGTTACCAAATCATCAACGGACTTGAGCGCGTCGTGGAAGGTTCTACGGCAGCCAAACGCATTCCTGTGGTCGCCATGGCGTTTACGGTTGGAGTCCGGTTTGCTAACAATGTTTATGGCGGTATGCAGTTTGTTGATTGGGCTAAATTATCTGGCGTCCAGTAG
- the LOC103856529 gene encoding DDT domain-containing protein PTM isoform X2 — MGHARGPQWSVFYEFAVKREYYSLPVVMKLKILQILCDDVFDVAAVRAEIDTREESEVGYDPDGVTADLPENGPRRVHPRFAKTSACKEKELNGFVPVNHGISSMAESKSLSSRCTDGAPNGVSSDVDGNSDECRLCGMDGTLLCCDGCPLAYHSRCIGVLKMYIPDGPWYCPECTINKMGPTIAHKTSLRGAVCFGVDPHGRFFLGTCNHLLVLQIYADPDIKYYSVTDIPKVVTVLLSATNHRLEYLYICKEISQYWDLPGGVVAHLRAVETDLVSHIEKEGDEEVSDLSKPENASSSSRNNIQCASASGYVSLGRSSGTHGKNLLAGSTHKGLTFKPHAYINHYTNGELAASAATTLAVLMSEETHEPDQHKFSNAKKAASSNILLQVKAFSLVASTFFWPSPEKKEITRERCGWCHSCKLTSASRRGCMLNAAVTGATKSAVKIFSGLFPLKNGDGVLSSIAAYILYLEESLRGLIVGPFLCENLRKQWRKNIEATTCKTMKVLLLELEENICSIALSSDWLKLMDDWLIEHSIFQSVRVTVGTTQKRGPGKKRQKNQAEVTAEVSNDDSFTWWRGGKVSKVILLKAVLLKPTIKKAAWQGGVKKFPEFNYGDGSHIPKRSRRSIWRAAVENCKNISQLALQVRYLDMNIRWSELVRPEQTVQDVKGPETEASVFRNASISDKKIIDKKVRYGVAFGNQKHLPSRVMKNVIEVEKTEDGNEKFWFAEARVPLYLIKEYEESLRRVHVPFIKKQSERLSKLQRKQLKASQANIFSYLASRRDNTEKCSCASCHLDVLLRDATTCSSCQGFCHKECTTMSTQHTAGNVETLVTCKRCYLARARSLISINHRHPTTPTVLINGQNQNAVTPVTKTQIKPLVKQLPSSNTGDKASGVKQVTPDSNMAPMSQHKTLSWGVIWRKKHSDDTGASFRRQNVVLAAQSDQPNPGPVCWLCKLPYNHGQTYIHCTSCDKWYHIEAINLEESKIHEVAGFKCCRCRRIRAPDCPYMDPKLKEERQKRNAFFQRQRHKKGNTRTDSDSEIMSEPRDSVPSTPSFPLEDAFVPKDLDVEWNGDGSVPGPQKLPVKRQVKHEDTEGNNNLSYIDFSTHLESVPFVRPEMEPTLPVMECNASDSNNNNNELMFDYQDIEFEPQTYFSLTELLTADDSGQCNGYGYDKYASGNADNPNPQVETMGQWRAFLNDDTKPCQICMHVEPGADLTCQTCNITIHSHCSPWEEESTCTRGNWRCGPCREWM; from the exons ATGGGACATGCACGTGGGCCTCAGTGGAGTGTTTTCTATGAATTTGCTGTGAAGAGAGAGTATTATTCCTTACCTGTAGTGATGAAGCTGAAGATCCTGCAAATTTTGTGTGACGATGTTTTCGATGTAGCAGCTGTAAGAGCTGAAATCGATACTAGAGAAGAATCTGAAGTTGGATATGATCCTGATGGAGTTACTGCTGATCTTCCTGAAAATGGACCTAGACGTGTCCACCCTAGATTTGCTAAAACCTCAGCTTGCAAGGAGAAAGAGCTTAATGGATTTGTTCCAGTGAACCATGGGATAAGCTCAATGGCCGAGTCAAAAAGTTTGAGTTCAAGATGTACTGATGGTGCTCCTAATGGAGTTAGCTCAGATGTGGATGGAAACAGTGACGAATGTAGGCTCTGCGGCATGGATGGAACGTTGCTGTGCTGTGATGGATGCCCTTTAGCATATCACTCAAGATGCATTGGCGTGCTCAAAATGTATATACCTGACGGACCGTGGTATTGTCCAGAATGCACTATCAACAAAATGGGGCCAACGATTGCTCATAAAACGTCACTAAGAGGAGCAGTGTGTTTTGGAGTGGATCCACATGGGCGGTTCTTCTTGGGTACATGCAACCACTTACTTGT GCTTCAAATTTATGCGGATCCAGATATTAAATACTACAGTGTCACTGACATTCCAAAAGTTGTAACGGTCCTCTTGTCTGCAACGAACCATAGACTGGAATATCTGTATATATGCAAAGAGATCTCACAATACTGGGATCTGCCCGGAGGTGTGGTCGCTCATTTAAGAGCAGTGGAGACTGATTTAGTATCTCACATTGAAAAAGAAGGGGATGAAGAGGTGTCAGACCTGAGTAAGCCCGAGAATGCAAGTAGTTCCAGTAGGAATAATATTCAATGCGCATCTGCTTCAGGCTATGTTAGTTTGGGTAGATCAAGTGGAACACATGGGAAGAATCTGCTTGCTGGCAGTACACACAAGGGTTTAACATTTAAACCTCATGCGTACATTAATCACTACACAAATGGAGAATTAGCTGCATCGGCTGCAACTACTTTGGCTGTCCTAATGTCAGAAGAAACCCATGAACCTGATCAACACAAGTTTAGCAACGCCAAGAAAGCTGCCTCAAGTAACATTTTGCTGCAGGTGAAAGCATTTTCGTTAGTAGCCTCGACTTTCTTCTGGCCGAGTCCTGAAAAGAAGGAAATCACCAGGGAAAGGTGTGGTTGGTGTCATTCTTGCAAACTCACATCAGCAAGTAGGAGAGGATGCATGTTAAATGCAGCTGTAACAGGTGCCACCAAAAGTGCTGTGAAAATCTTCAGTGGCCTTTTTCCTCTGAAGAACGGGGACGGGGTGCTTTCTAGTATTGCAGCATATATACTATACCTCGAGGAAAGCTTACGTGGACTCATTGTGGGGCCATTTCTCTGTGAGAATCTTAGGAAACAGTGGCGTAAGAATATAGAGGCCACAACATGCAAAACGATGAAAGTCCTCCTACTTGAA CTTGAGGAAAATATTTGCAGTATTGCTCTGTCAAGCGATTGGCTTAAGCTAATGGATGATTGGTTGATAGAACATTCTATTTTTCAAAGCGTTAGAGTTACTGTTGGGACCACACAGAAACGTGGACCTGGAAAGAAGAGGCAGAAGAACCAGGCTGAAGTTACAGCCGAAGTATCTAATGATGATAGCTTCACTTGGTGGCGAGGAGGGAAGGTATCAAAAGTTATACTCCTGAAGGCAGTCTTGTTGAAGCCAACGATAAAGAAAGCAGCTTGGCAAG GTGGTGTGAAAAAGTTTCCTGAATTTAATTACGGTGATGGTTCTCACATTCCTAAAAGAAGCAGGCGGTCTATTTGGAGAGCTGCAGTTGAAAATTGCAAAAACATTTCTCAGCTTGCTCTTCAG GTTAGGTACCTTGACATGAACATAAGATGGAGTGAACTTGTACGCCCAGAGCAAACCGTGCAAGATGTTAAAGGTCCAGAGACAGAGGCCAGTGTTTTTAGGAACGCTAGTATAAGTGACAAAAAGATTATAGATAAAAAGGTTAGATATGGAGTTGCCTTTGGAAATCAGAAGCACCTTCCGTCTCGTGTCATGAAGAACGTCATCGAAGTCGAGAAAACTGAAGATGGGAACGAAAAGTTTTGGTTTGCTGAAGCACGCGTTCCCTTATATCTGATCAAAGAATATGAAGAAAGTTTACGTAGGGTCCATGTACCTTTTATCAAGAAGCAATCAGAAAGATTGTCAAAGCTACAGAGAAAGCAACTGAAAGCTTCTCAAGCAAACATATTTTCTTATCTAGCCTCTAGGAGGGACAACACGGAGAAGTGCTCTTGTGCGTCATGCCATCTTGATGTTTTGTTGAG GGATGCAACAACATGCAGTTCTTGCCAAG GTTTCTGTCACAAGGAATGTACTACTATGAGTACACAACACACAGCTGGAAATGTTGAAACTCTGGTAACCTGCAAACGGTGCTACCTTGCAAGAGCTCGTTCACTAATCAGTATCAATCACAGACATCCAACAACACCCACTGTCCTGATCAATGGACAAAATCAAAACGCAGTCACTCCAGTCACTAAGACACAGATTAAGCCTCTTGTTAAGCAGTTACCATCTTCCAACACAGGCGACAAGGCTTCAGGAGTTAAACAAGTCACTCCTGATTCTAATATGGCACCCATGAGTCAacacaagacattgtcttgggGTGTCATATGGAGGAAGAAGCACTCGGACGACACAGGTGCTAGCTTCAGACGACAAAATGTTGTGTTGGCTGCACAATCTGATCAGCCGAATCCAGGACCAGTTTGTTGGCTATGCAAACTACCGTATAATCACGGTCAAACGTATATCCACTGTACAAGTTGTGACA AGTGGTACCACATTGAAGCGATTAATCTCGAGGAGTCAAAAATTCATGAAGTTGCTGGGTTCAAGTGTTGCAGATGCCGTCGTATACGAGCACCAGATTGTCCTTACATGGATCCCAAACTCAAGGAAGAGAGACAGaagagaaatgcattcttccaGCGCCAGAGGCATAAGAAAGGAAATACCAGAACGGATTCTGATTCTGAAATAATGTCTGAACCAAGAGACTCTGTACCCTCTACTCCCTCCTTTCCCCTCGAAGACGCCTTTGTTCCTAAGGATCTGGATGTTGAATGGAACGGCGATGGTTCTGTGCCGGGACCCCAGAAGCTACCAGTTAAGAGACAAGTGAAACATGAAGACACAGAAGGGAACAATAATCTTTCTTATATAGACTTTTCAACGCATCTCGAATCAGTGCCTTTTGTGAGACCAGAAATGGAGCCAACATTGCCTGTCATGGAATGTAATGCATCtgacagcaacaacaacaacaacgagcTAATGTTTGACTACCAAGACATTGAATTCGAACCCCAAACCTATTTCTCCCTGACCGAGTTGCTTACAGCAGATGATAGTGGCCAGTGCAATGGATATGGCTATGACAAGTATGCTTCAGGAAACGCTGATAACCCAAACCCTCAGGTTGAGACGATGGGACAGTGGAGAGCATTTCTCAATGACGATACAAAACCATGTCAGATATGTATGCATGTGGAGCCAGGGGCTGATCTCACATGCCAGACTTGTAATATCACAATACATTCCCACTGCTCTCCATGGGAGGAGGAATCTACTTGCACCAGAGGTAACTGGAGATGCGGTCCCTGCCGTGAGTGGATGTAG
- the LOC103856893 gene encoding F-box protein At1g30790 has protein sequence MKDSQPSLSRRRRDLYHVGNCTTTTIPLDLIIEILSLLPAKSLLQFQSVSKLWFSTIRSKTFVDSFLTRSKNRPRLLFTFYLKNSWEKFLFSAPEYDDDKSSSVLARYDMTISDLDEICGSVNGFVCFRSVVSSKPVCNNKITVYNPTTRHIMKLPDVTSGRRYVDALIAYDTVEDQYKVLCVKMFDRKTQQQQEHFVCTVSSSQKQEWRKIENTTGGSYKCVLLGHIFIDGALYYRIDQSRIVRFDVRAEKIEIIKTPKESHVSVAYDSALIDYNGKLYWDV, from the coding sequence ATGAAAGATTCACAACCGTCTCTCTCACGGCGACGACGTGACCTATATCATGTCGGAAACTGCACAACAACAACCATTCCTTTAGATCTCATCATCGAGATACTCTCTCTACTTCCTGCGAAGTCGCTCTTACAATTCCAATCCGTGTCGAAGCTATGGTTCTCTACCATCCGCAGCAAAACTTTTGTCGACTCGTTCTTGACTAGGTCAAAGAATCGTCCTCGTCTCCTTTTCACGTTCTATCTAAAAAATTCCTGGGAGAAATTCCTCTTCTCGGCTCCTGAATACGACGATGATAAATCCTCCAGTGTCTTGGCAAGATACGACATGACAATCTCGGATCTCGACGAGATCTGTGGTTCTGTCAACGGTTTCGTCTGCTTTAGAAGTGTTGTTTCTTCGAAACCCGTTTGTAATAATAAGATCACCGTCTATAATCCCACCACTAGACATATTATGAAGTTGCCTGACGTTACATCCGGCAGAAGATACGTGGACGCACTTATTGCGTATGATACAGTCGAGGATCAGTACAAGGTGTTATGTGTGAAGATGTTTGACCGtaaaacacaacaacaacaggaGCATTTCGTTTGCACTGTGAGTTCATCTCAGAAACAAGAGTGGAGAAAGATCGAGAACACGACTGGAGGTAGTTACAAATGTGTCCTCTTGGGACATATATTCATTGATGGTGCTCTATACTACAGAATTGATCAGTCAAGAATAGTTAGATTCGATGTTAGAGCAGAGAAGATTGAGATTATTAAAACACCCAAAGAGTCGCATGTCTCGGTAGCATACGATTCAGCTCTTATAGATTATAATGGTAAATTATATTGGGACGTTTAG
- the LOC103856531 gene encoding uncharacterized protein LOC103856531: MSRVSQLTLIFRDKLKTTNQSSNKKSDAVVKKQPLAPSSSNDRETRGAASWSSFQMPVHYPSFTKEEYEAMSEEEVDRLLNLYGLQHTNLGDLSCKKQFAIGAFLWEKGIDSSPAEHELVNPSSSVDGLGESSLMGLMTALKYMVHCVFRV; encoded by the coding sequence ATGTCAAGGGTCTCACAGCTTACTCTCATCTTCCGCGACAAACTAAAAACTACCAACCAAAGCTCCAACAAAAAATCAGATGCTGTCGTGAAGAAACAACCATTGGCTCCATCGTCTAGCAACGACCGTGAGACGAGAGGGGCTGCTTCGTGGTCATCGTTCCAAATGCCTGTTCACTACCCAAGCTTCACGAAGGAAGAGTACGAGGCTATGTCGGAGGAAGAGGTTGATCGACTTCTTAATCTATACGGTCTGCAGCATACAAATCTCGGTGACTTGTCTTGCAAGAAACAGTTTGCTATCGGTGCCTTCTTGTGGGAGAAGGGGATAGATTCCTCTCCGGCTGAGCATGAACTAGTAAACCCTAGTTCGTCCGTTGATGGTTTGGGTGAGAGCTCTTTGATGGGATTGATGACGGCTTTGAAATATATGGTTCACTGTGTATTCCGTGTTTAG